The proteins below come from a single Alnus glutinosa chromosome 9, dhAlnGlut1.1, whole genome shotgun sequence genomic window:
- the LOC133878433 gene encoding protein FATTY ACID EXPORT 2, chloroplastic-like, with amino-acid sequence MGELLAGVSQSSLLAVRRRVGFGLHRNQSNSTSIICCSIRRLPKLRSSRGFGDRSDQRQQFLLAVAASGAISSDPLQASTTVTVDSIQPDTVSGGGDGDGFSNRGGGGGGGGGGGDNNNDKGEGGSDENNKKMSGMSMSQKLTLAYAALVGVGGVMGYLKSGSQKSLLAGGLSASLLYYVYTQLPTRPVIASSIGLGLSAALLGVMGSRFKKSGKIFPAGVVSLVSLIMTGGYLHGILRSLH; translated from the exons aTGGGGGAGTTGTTAGCGGGTGTTTCCCAGTCCTCTCTGCTTGCGGTGCGGCGCAGGGTTGGCTTTGGATTACATAGAAACCAGTCcaatagcactagtattatttGTTGTTCAATCCGAAGGCTGCCGAAATTGCGATCATCTCGGGGATTTGGTGACAGATCGGATCAACGGCAGCAGTTCCTTTTGGCAGTTGCTGCTTCTGGGGCTATCTCTTCTGACCCGCTTCAAGCGTCTACAACCGTTACCGTCGACTCCATCCAACCGGATACCGTTAGTGGAGGTGGTGACGGAGACGGATTTAGTAACAGAGGCGGAGGCGGAGGCggaggcggcggcggcggcgacAACAACAACGACAAGGGCGAGGGGGGCTCTGACGAAAACAACAAGAAGATGTCGGGCATGTCCATGTCTCAGAAATTAACACTAGCTTATGCTGCCCTTGTTGGAG TGGGTGGTGTTATGGGCTATTTGAAGAGTGGCAGCCAGAAGTCACTGTTGGCAGGGGGACTATCAGCCTCACTACTGTATTATGTTTATACTCAACTTCCCACCAGACCCGTTATTGCATCATCCATAGGGCTTG GCCTGTCTGCTGCCCTCCTGGGAGTGATGGGTTCCCGTTTTAAGAAATCAGGGAAGATATTTCCAGCGGGCGTTGTATCACTAGTGTCGCTTATAATGACTGGAGGCTACTTACATGGAATTCTGCGAAGTCTACACTGA
- the LOC133877842 gene encoding NEDD8-specific protease 1, which produces MGKSGANDKILSYNDVVLRQSDLDILSGPYFLNDRIIEFYFSYLSSCYPAKDILLVPPSIAFWIMNCPAVESLEDFLEPLHLPDKKLVIFPVNDNDDVSKAEAGSHWSLLAFERNANIFVHHDSNRGMNKWHGKRLYNAVVRYMGVCDSALDASYLECTDSPQQVNGYDCGLYVTTIAKAICHWHGSGEDDIARDGLWFSAVKEQVTPSIVAGMRGEILSLIRGLMATKSSMPAAK; this is translated from the coding sequence ATGGGAAAATCTGGAGCCAATGACAAGATTCTCAGCTACAATGATGTTGTACTCAGACAATCTGATTTGGACATTCTTAGTGGCCCATATTTTCTCAATGATCGAATTATCGAATTCTATTTCAGTTATCTTTCTTCATGCTATCCTGCTAAGGACATCCTACTTGTTCCACCTTCAATTGCTTTCTGGATAATGAATTGCCCAGCTGTGGAGTCTCTTGAAGATTTTCTTGAACCTCTTCATTTGCCTGACAAGAAACTGGTAATATTTCCTGTAAATGATAATGATGATGTGAGCAAGGCCGAAGCTGGGTCTCATTGGAGCTTACTTGCATTTGAGAGGAATGCTAACATATTTGTTCATCATGATAGCAATAGAGGGATGAATAAATGGCATGGTAAACGACTATATAATGCTGTTGTTAGATATATGGGTGTCTGCGATTCTGCATTAGATGCTAGTTATCTTGAATGTACTGATTCACCACAGCAAGTGAACGGTTATGATTGTGGCTTATATGTTACAACCATTGCAAAAGCTATATGCCACTGGCATGGAAGTGGTGAAGATGACATAGCCAGAGATGGTTTGTGGTTTTCTGCTGTGAAGGAGCAAGTCACTCCATCAATTGTTGCTGGGATGCGAGGTGAGATCCTGAGCCTTATCAGAGGTTTAATGGCCACGAAGTCAAGTATGCCTGCGGCAAAATGA